A section of the Mesobacillus jeotgali genome encodes:
- a CDS encoding isochorismatase family protein has protein sequence MNQALLVIDAQQDLIEGNEVEQGVIEKDRLLNNINTVVDNAIKESVPVIFIRDIDVANGEGPGFQVHQDIIVPSDSVIFDKAATNSFYGTPLKDYLNENKIGHLVIMGCKTEYCIDTAVRTATINQLDVTLVGDGHSTSDSKVLSAKDIILHHNAILHGHYNVDNFSIVRNSSEDLFTPIHNQYR, from the coding sequence ATGAATCAAGCTTTATTGGTCATCGATGCTCAACAGGATTTAATAGAAGGAAATGAAGTGGAACAGGGAGTTATTGAAAAGGATAGATTATTGAACAACATCAATACTGTTGTAGATAACGCTATTAAAGAAAGTGTTCCGGTAATTTTCATTAGAGATATAGATGTCGCAAATGGAGAGGGACCTGGCTTTCAAGTCCACCAGGATATTATAGTACCTTCCGATTCAGTGATATTTGATAAAGCGGCTACAAATTCTTTTTATGGAACTCCTTTAAAAGATTATCTAAATGAAAATAAGATCGGTCATTTGGTTATTATGGGTTGTAAGACAGAATATTGTATTGATACAGCCGTAAGAACAGCTACAATTAATCAGCTTGATGTCACCTTAGTTGGGGACGGTCATTCGACTTCAGACTCTAAAGTGTTATCCGCAAAAGATATCATTCTTCATCATAACGCCATTCTTCACGGTCACTATAATGTAGACAATTTTTCTATTGTGAGAAATTCTTCTGAAGATTTATTTACTCCTATTCACAATCAATATCGATAA
- a CDS encoding GerAB/ArcD/ProY family transporter gives MKFSRLQISSMIILFTGISNHVMILPHLLSVAKRDAWVSIAISYSILLLWGIFVIFLLKRMNGEYFFSWVQSRGGAFAVRGFTLIFALYFLVSGILSSYDFILMIKIYFLPNTPAWIVTFSFIFLCVWAAYKEFRTILYASVLLLPIVWAFGYFVAFSTFNKKDYSNLFPVLVNGLHPVLEGVVIVLGGSMDLLIIFLIQDKLSKQFRFRHLVVLFSVVIMLVAGPTTGSIASFGPHVAANFRFPAFEQWRLVQLGRQVSHMDFLAVFQFLSGSFIKVSLSLFLLIDLFGIKSEVLKRNLLIAAGGIFSLASIVPLSDLLLQKMVGSFYYPVMFISGLATSAILLIIGILPKSKGVNNNGT, from the coding sequence ATGAAATTCTCACGGCTGCAAATATCAAGCATGATTATATTATTTACAGGGATTTCTAACCATGTCATGATCCTGCCGCATCTTTTAAGTGTTGCAAAACGTGATGCATGGGTGAGTATCGCCATATCGTATTCAATTCTTTTACTTTGGGGAATCTTCGTCATCTTTCTGCTCAAAAGGATGAATGGAGAGTATTTCTTTAGCTGGGTACAGAGCAGGGGAGGTGCTTTTGCTGTAAGGGGATTTACCCTGATTTTTGCTCTGTATTTTCTTGTATCGGGCATTTTATCATCATACGATTTCATTTTAATGATCAAGATTTACTTTCTTCCCAATACACCTGCCTGGATTGTCACTTTTTCCTTTATATTTCTTTGCGTATGGGCTGCTTATAAAGAGTTTAGGACTATTCTTTATGCATCGGTTTTGTTATTGCCCATTGTCTGGGCTTTTGGTTATTTTGTTGCATTTTCTACGTTTAATAAGAAAGATTATTCCAATCTTTTTCCAGTGTTAGTTAATGGATTGCATCCGGTGCTGGAAGGGGTTGTCATTGTTCTCGGAGGGAGTATGGACTTGCTTATTATATTCCTGATTCAGGATAAGCTTAGCAAGCAATTTAGATTCAGGCATTTGGTCGTTTTATTTTCTGTCGTCATCATGCTTGTTGCAGGTCCGACGACTGGGTCAATAGCTTCCTTTGGACCCCATGTAGCAGCAAATTTCCGTTTTCCTGCATTTGAGCAGTGGAGGCTTGTCCAATTGGGGAGACAGGTATCACACATGGACTTTTTAGCTGTATTTCAATTTTTGTCCGGTTCATTTATTAAAGTATCCTTGAGTTTGTTTTTGCTGATTGATTTATTTGGAATAAAATCCGAAGTGTTAAAAAGGAACTTATTAATAGCAGCTGGTGGCATATTTTCACTAGCTTCCATTGTTCCGCTAAGTGATTTATTACTTCAAAAGATGGTAGGAAGTTTTTATTATCCTGTGATGTTCATCAGCGGACTTGCGACTTCTGCAATATTGCTCATCATTGGGATTTTGCCTAAGAGTAAAGGGGTGAACAATAATGGAACATGA
- a CDS encoding Ger(x)C family spore germination protein, protein MRYLSRFSIAVLGCLLIIVQSGCSDIRETQDLNYATAIGVDYRDGKYHTYIQLVDLMKVAKTEGADTSPAKMWVSESEGEIFIDSFFDIYRTAQERFVWAHVTAIVLTEAALKQGFQEIFDGLTRYHEFRLTPWVYGTTEPIEDILSAKGFFGQTSLNTILHHPESIFQQSSKLKPIQFFELSRQIFEPAYTAYLPSLSIDENDWKESGKNEPKLFMNGAFFIENDKYKGFFPGEELNGLRWTISDMQRIQVLIPDAKGPSFLTVFEDPKVKYISNGPTVDMIIQVKGNLANRDKNRDLELNKMKQLCEAVIKKEIHELFELGLKEDTDFLNIEHVLYRENTKLWKKNHSLSHSVLNQVKVDVEINHTGALKNRMIEMDDLD, encoded by the coding sequence ATGAGGTACCTGTCGAGATTCAGTATAGCAGTATTGGGTTGTCTACTAATTATAGTGCAATCAGGCTGTTCAGATATAAGAGAAACTCAGGATTTAAACTATGCAACAGCCATAGGTGTGGATTATAGAGATGGGAAATACCATACCTATATCCAATTGGTGGATCTTATGAAGGTTGCAAAAACAGAGGGTGCAGATACTTCTCCCGCCAAGATGTGGGTATCAGAATCTGAGGGAGAGATATTTATTGACTCATTTTTTGATATATATAGAACAGCACAGGAAAGATTTGTGTGGGCACACGTAACTGCCATTGTACTGACAGAAGCAGCTTTGAAGCAAGGGTTTCAGGAAATCTTTGATGGACTGACCCGTTACCACGAATTCCGACTGACTCCTTGGGTTTATGGTACAACAGAACCAATAGAAGATATATTGTCTGCAAAAGGTTTTTTTGGACAAACATCACTTAACACGATCCTCCACCATCCCGAATCAATATTCCAGCAAAGTTCCAAGCTAAAACCGATACAGTTTTTTGAACTATCAAGACAGATATTCGAACCGGCCTATACAGCATATCTGCCTTCTCTATCTATCGATGAAAACGATTGGAAGGAAAGTGGAAAAAACGAACCTAAGTTATTTATGAATGGAGCTTTTTTCATCGAAAATGATAAATATAAAGGTTTTTTTCCTGGTGAGGAATTAAACGGCCTTAGGTGGACGATCTCTGATATGCAAAGAATTCAGGTGCTAATTCCAGATGCCAAGGGACCATCCTTTTTAACCGTTTTCGAGGACCCAAAAGTAAAGTATATAAGTAATGGACCGACTGTTGACATGATTATTCAAGTTAAAGGGAATCTGGCTAACCGCGATAAAAATAGGGATCTCGAACTTAATAAAATGAAACAGTTGTGTGAGGCTGTCATCAAAAAAGAAATCCATGAACTATTTGAGTTGGGATTAAAGGAAGATACAGATTTCTTGAATATAGAACACGTACTATATCGCGAAAACACGAAGCTCTGGAAGAAAAACCATTCACTATCCCATTCGGTTTTGAATCAAGTGAAAGTAGATGTTGAAATCAATCATACCGGGGCATTGAAGAATCGGATGATTGAAATGGATGATTTGGATTGA
- a CDS encoding nucleotidyltransferase family protein — MLKNKDDVIKIIQSDDKMMEILHAANTLDLPDWWICAGFVRSKIWDTLHCFEERTLTQDVDVIYFDSTNIDEDHEKTLENELKTLMPDIPWSVKNQARMHIVNQIPPYTSCEDAISKFPETATALGVKLGRDNRFILTAPCGIEDVIQMIVKPTNFFAENKERAAIYEERLIKKNWKATWHKIRVQQLALTFQEES, encoded by the coding sequence ATGTTAAAGAACAAAGATGATGTCATTAAAATAATCCAGTCTGATGATAAAATGATGGAGATTTTACATGCTGCCAACACTCTGGATTTGCCTGACTGGTGGATCTGTGCTGGCTTTGTCCGGTCTAAAATATGGGACACCCTGCATTGCTTCGAGGAACGTACATTGACTCAGGATGTTGACGTCATTTATTTTGATTCAACAAATATTGATGAGGATCACGAAAAAACACTAGAGAATGAGTTGAAGACTCTTATGCCTGACATTCCCTGGTCTGTGAAAAACCAGGCAAGAATGCATATAGTCAATCAGATTCCACCCTATACCTCATGTGAAGATGCAATCTCAAAATTCCCTGAAACGGCCACCGCACTAGGCGTAAAGCTGGGAAGGGACAATAGGTTCATCCTAACCGCGCCTTGTGGAATTGAGGATGTCATACAAATGATAGTAAAACCGACGAATTTTTTTGCAGAAAATAAAGAACGTGCGGCCATTTACGAGGAACGGCTGATTAAAAAGAACTGGAAAGCTACCTGGCATAAGATTAGAGTCCAACAGTTAGCTTTAACCTTCCAAGAAGAGTCATGA
- a CDS encoding nuclear transport factor 2 family protein: MELKEHIRQLEEKLLTAEVRASRTELKKILADEFFEFGSSGRVLYKNDEMESGIGIIKAKLSDFDIHPLSDNIVLATYRTFNERTNQHALRSSIWKQVEGDWKMVFHQGTKTGPSI; this comes from the coding sequence ATGGAATTAAAGGAACATATAAGACAATTAGAGGAGAAATTGCTAACGGCTGAAGTTCGAGCTTCCAGAACTGAGCTAAAAAAAATATTAGCTGATGAGTTTTTTGAGTTTGGCAGTTCGGGCAGAGTACTTTATAAGAATGATGAAATGGAGAGTGGAATTGGGATCATTAAAGCTAAACTAAGCGATTTTGATATCCATCCTTTATCTGATAATATAGTGCTGGCCACCTATCGAACTTTTAATGAACGGACTAATCAGCATGCTTTAAGAAGTTCCATCTGGAAACAAGTTGAAGGTGATTGGAAAATGGTTTTTCATCAGGGAACTAAGACGGGTCCTTCTATTTAA
- a CDS encoding uracil/xanthine transporter has product MKNTSSLKTIFASLQWLFFIFANTVVVPVSIGTAFGLDSAEVAAMLRSSLIFTGLAGVLQGIVGHRFPLMEGHSGLMWGLILNLSLAASSMGMSLQEVGGGIASGILLAGTVTVVLAVFRLVSYIQKVFTPMVMTVYLFLLTFQLILIFFKGMLKVSEDGTIDLPVTLFSFAVVILVSLMKIKGSDTIGNFSILIGMLFGWIFYVILFSSGQVMGSQASIDFSIFPLGAPNLNYGIIAITFIASVINLSNTIASVQAAAKLTGQEVSQSPMDRSYLLTGIYSIGAAFFGLVPYAPFTSSVGFLESTRIFDRKPFLIGGGLMVILGIVPFLGALLATIPITVGNAVLFVAYLQLFGTSLKSLNGYTFDSRSIFRLAAPVLMGLSIMNLDTELFNVFPVIVRPLLSNGFIMGVLLSLLLETFVRWDKEEYKESKDKVVTGTK; this is encoded by the coding sequence ATGAAGAATACATCATCGTTAAAAACAATCTTTGCTTCTCTGCAATGGTTGTTTTTTATTTTTGCTAATACAGTAGTTGTGCCGGTCTCGATTGGGACTGCTTTTGGGTTGGACAGTGCTGAAGTTGCTGCCATGTTGCGGAGCTCGCTGATTTTTACAGGCCTGGCTGGTGTACTCCAGGGTATAGTTGGGCATCGGTTTCCTTTAATGGAAGGGCATTCGGGTTTAATGTGGGGGTTAATTTTGAATTTGAGTCTGGCAGCTTCTTCGATGGGCATGAGTCTTCAAGAGGTTGGGGGAGGAATTGCATCGGGGATTTTGCTTGCAGGTACTGTCACCGTGGTCCTTGCTGTTTTCAGATTGGTTTCTTATATTCAAAAAGTATTTACCCCAATGGTTATGACTGTATATTTATTTCTCCTTACATTTCAGCTGATCCTAATATTTTTTAAAGGGATGTTAAAAGTATCGGAGGATGGGACAATTGATTTGCCGGTTACATTGTTTTCTTTCGCGGTGGTCATCCTTGTTAGTTTGATGAAAATAAAAGGGAGTGACACTATCGGCAACTTTTCAATTTTAATCGGAATGCTGTTTGGTTGGATTTTTTATGTGATTCTATTTTCTTCTGGACAAGTGATGGGAAGCCAAGCTTCAATTGATTTTTCTATCTTTCCACTTGGTGCACCAAATCTGAATTATGGAATCATCGCCATCACATTTATTGCAAGTGTTATCAATTTGAGTAACACGATTGCTTCTGTTCAGGCAGCTGCCAAACTAACCGGACAAGAAGTCTCCCAGTCACCAATGGATAGGTCATATCTTTTGACAGGGATCTATTCAATTGGAGCAGCTTTTTTTGGCCTTGTCCCATATGCTCCGTTCACTTCGTCGGTGGGATTTTTGGAAAGTACCAGAATCTTTGACCGGAAACCTTTCCTGATTGGCGGGGGGTTAATGGTTATTCTTGGCATCGTTCCGTTTCTCGGGGCATTGCTGGCGACTATACCGATTACAGTAGGGAATGCTGTGCTCTTTGTTGCCTATCTTCAATTATTTGGAACATCCCTAAAAAGCTTGAATGGATATACCTTTGATTCCAGATCTATATTTCGACTGGCAGCTCCTGTATTGATGGGTTTAAGCATCATGAATTTGGACACTGAGCTCTTTAACGTTTTTCCTGTGATCGTGCGGCCGCTTCTTTCGAATGGGTTTATCATGGGTGTCTTACTATCCTTATTACTGGAAACCTTCGTTCGTTGGGATAAGGAAGAATACAAAGAGAGCAAAGACAAGGTGGTCACCGGAACTAAATAA